A single Dasypus novemcinctus isolate mDasNov1 chromosome 4, mDasNov1.1.hap2, whole genome shotgun sequence DNA region contains:
- the AMOTL2 gene encoding angiomotin-like protein 2, whose product MRTLEDSSGTVLHRLIQEQLRYGNLTETRTLLAIQQQALRGGAGAGGTGSPQVSLEILAPEDGQALQQATRQEPQGQEHQGSEAHLAENTLYWTGPQPGKGEELPTYEEAKAHSQYYAAQQAGPRPPTGAREPRGAPGGGGRQDEALRELRHGHVRSLSERLLQLSLERNGARAPSHMSSSHSFPQLARSQQVPPPRSHPAEGPEPRGPPPQYPHILAHETVPDARFRARGSPHLQHAEVRILQAQVPPVFLQQQQQQYQYLQQLQEHPPPPAALSHGPLGSLGPPGVEGPASAPASLATPGGAHLAQMEAVLRENARLQRDNERLQRELESSAEKAGRIEKLESEIQRLSEAHESLTRASCKRETLEKTMRTKMDSEMRRLQGFNRDLRERLESANRRLASRTQEAQAGSQDMVAKLLAQSYEQQQEQEKLEREMALLRGAIEDQRRRAELLEQALSNAQGRAARAEEELRKKQAYVEKVERLQQALGQLQAACEKREQLELRLRTRLEQELKALRAQQRQAGTPSSAGGSGGTPELSTLRLSEQLREKEEQILALEADMTKWEQKYLEERAMRQFAMDAAATAAAQRDTTLIRHSPQPSPSSSFNEGLLAGGHRHQEMESRLKVLHAQILEKDAVIKVLQQRSRRDPGKAQGALRPAKSVPSVFAAAAAGTPGWQGLSCGERPSDAPARLATAVRAPAPAHAKHGSKDGSTQTDGPPHSSPACLAVEPDNLLGCSSGQRTGSLDSVATSRVQDLSEMVEILI is encoded by the exons ATGAGGACGCTGGAAGATTCCTCGGGGACAGTCCTGCACCGCCTCATCCAGGAGCAGCTGCGCTATGGCAACCTGACCGAGACGCGCACGCTGCTGGCCATCCAGCAGCAGGCCCTGCGGggtggggccggggccgggggcacAGGGAGCCCCCAGGTGTCCCTGGAGATCCTGGCGCCCGAGGACGGTCAGGCGCTGCAGCAGGCCACGCGGCAGGAGCCCCAGGGCCAGGAGCACCAGGGCAGCGAGGCGCACCTGGCGGAGAACACCCTCTACTGGACCGGCCCACAGCCCGGCAAGGGCGAGGAACTGCCCACCTATGAGGAGGCCAAAGCCCACTCACAGTACTACGCCGCCCAGCAGGCCGGGCCCCGTCCCCCCACAGGGGCCCGGGAGCCACGCGGGGCCCCCgggggcggcgggcggcaggACGAGGCCCTGCGGGAGCTGAGGCACGGGCACGTGCGCTCCCTGAGCGAGCGGCTCCTGCAGCTGTCCCTGGAGAGGAACGGCGCCCGGGCCCCCAGCCACATGAGCTCCTCCCACAGCTTCCCGCAGCTGGCCCGCAGCCAGCAGGTCCCCCCGCCCAGGAGTCATCCTGCCGAGGGCCCGGAGCCCCGCGGACCCCCGCCCCAGTACCCACACATCCTCGCTCACGAGACCGTCCCTGACGCGCGGTTCCGCGCCCGCGGCAGCCCGCACCTCCAGCATGCCGAAGTCAG GATCCTGCAGGCCCAGGTGCCTCCAGTGttcctgcagcagcagcagcagcagtaccAGTACTTGCAGCAGCTCCAGGagcaccctccacccccagccgCCCTCAGCCACGGCCCCCTGGGCTCCCTCGGTCCCCCTGGGGTGGAGGGACCAGCCAGCGCCCCAGCCTCCTTGGCCACCCCGGGCGGTGCCCACCTGGCCCAGATGGAGGCTGTGCTGCGGGAGAACGCCCGGCTGCAGAGGGACAACGAGCGGCTGCAGCGGGAGCTGGAGAGCTCGGCGGAGAAGGCGGGGCGCATCGAGAAG CTGGAAAGTGAAATCCAGCGGCTCTCGGAGGCCCACGAGAGCCTGACAAGAGCGTCCTGCAAGCGCGAGACGCTGGAGAAGACCATGCGGACTAAGATGGACAGTGAGATGAGGAGGCTGCAGGGCTTCAACCGGGACCTTAGAG AGCGACTGGAGTCGGCAAACCGCCGCCTGGCCAGCAGGACGCAGGAAGCGCAGGCGGGCAGCCAGGACATGGTGGCCAAGCTGCTTGCTCAGA GCTACgagcagcagcaggagcaggaGAAGCTGGAGCGGGAGATGGCGCTGCTGCGCGGAGCCATCGAGGACCAGCGGCGACGCGCGGAGCTGCTGGAGCAGGCGCTGAGCAATGCGCAGGGCCGGGCGGCGCGGGCCGAGGAGGAGCTGCGCAAGAAGCAGGCCTACGTGGAGAAGGTGGAGCGGCTGCAGCAGGCGCTCGGGCAGCTGCAGGCCGCGTGCGAGAAGCGAGAGCAGCTGGAGCTGCGGCTGCGCACGCGCCTCGAGCAGGAACTCAAGGCCCTGCGTGCGCAGCAG AGGCAGGCGGGCACGCCCAGCAGTGCGGGTGGCAGTGGTGGGACCCCGGAGCTCAGCACCCTGCGGCTGTCGGAGCAGCTGCGGGAGAAGGAGGAGCAGATCCTGGCGCTGGAGGCCGACATGACCAAGTGGGAGCAGAAGTACCTGGAGGAGCGTGCCATGAGGCAGTTCGCCATGGACGCCGCCGCCACGGCCGCCGCCCAGCGCGACACCACTCTCATCCGGCACtcgccccagccctcccccagcaGCAGCTTCAACGAGGGTCTGTTGGCTGGCGGGCACAGGCACCAGGAGATGGAGAGCAG GTTAAAGGTGCTCCACGCCCAGATCCTGGAGAAGGACGCGGTGATCAAGGTCCTGCAGCAGCGCTCCAGGAGGGACCCCGGCAAGGCGCAGGGCGCCCTGCGGCCCGCCAAGTCGGTGCCGTCCGTCTTCGCAGCCGCAGCCGCGGGGACCCCGGGCTGGCAGGGGCTGTCGTGTGGGGAGCGGCCGTCGGATGCCCCTGCCCGGCTGGCTACGG CAGTCAGGGCCCCCGCCCCTGCACATGCCAAACACGGGAGCAAAGACGGGAGCACCCAGACTGACGGCCCGCCACACAGCAGCCCTGCCTGTCTGGCAGTGGAGCCCGACAACCTGCTGGGGTGCAGCAGTGGCCAGAGGACAGGCTCACTGG ACTCTGTAGCTACATCCCGAGTCCAGGACTTGTCAGAGATGGTGGAGATCCTGATCTGA